The Kitasatospora albolonga nucleotide sequence ACCTCCGGGTCGCTCTCCCGGGCGCCGGACTCCCCGGTGACGACGTGCGGGGCGCGCCCCACGGCGAGCTGCTCACCGGTCACGGCGTCGATCACGGCGGCCTTGGTGGACTGGGTGGAGCTGTCCACGCCGATGACGACGGTACGTGACGACATGGGCGGCCTCTTTCGGGTGGCGAGGTGGGGCTCATTCGGCTGTGCCGCGAACAAATTACGTGATCCACGGCCCGGGGAACAGGCCCCCGGCCCACTCGCCTTCGGCCAGGGGGTTACGCCGGGCGGAGGCCGTGTGCTTGATTAGTCATGACAGTAAACAAATAGGGGTGCCGGGTATGTGGCCCAGGCCCCGACGGCAGGCGAAGGCGGTCGGACGACGATGACGGAACGCTTCACCCCCACCTCCGGGGACAGGTTCACCCCCACCCCCGAGGACCGGTTCAGCTTCGGACTGTGGACCGTGGGCTGGCAGGGCCGGGACCCCTTCGGCGACGCCACCCGCGCGGCCCTCGACCCCGTCGAGTCCGTACAGCGCCTCGCCGGACTGGGCGCCTGGGGCGTCACCTTCCACGACGACGACCTGATCCCCTTCGGCTCCACCGGGACCGAGCGCGAGGCGATCGTCAAGCGGTTCCGGCAGGCGGTCGACGCGAGCGGGCTCGTCGTGCCCATGGTGACGACGAACCTCTTCACCCACCCGGTCTTCAAGGACGGCGCCTTCACCGCCAACGACCGGGACGTACGCCGTTACGCGCTCCGCAAGACCCTGCGCAACATCGACCTCGCCGTCGAACTCGGCGCCACCACCTTCGTCGCCTGGGGCGGCCGGGAGGGATCGGAGTCCGGCGCGGCGAAGGACGTACGTCTGGCCCTGCACCGGATGAAGGAGGCGTTCGACCTGCTGGGCGAGTACGTCACCGAGCAGGGGTACGGCCTCCGCTTCGCCATCGAGCCCAAGCCGAACGAGCCGCGCGGCGACATCCTGCTGCCCACCATCGGCCACGCCCTCGCCTTCATCGAACGCCTGGAGCGCCCCGAACTCGTCGGCGTCAACCCGGAGACCGGGCACGAGCAGATGGCCGGGCTCAACTTCCCGCACGGCATCGCGCAGGCGATGTGGGCCGACAAGCTCTTCCACATCGACCTCAACGGCCAGTCCGGCATCAAGTACGACCAGGACCTCCGCTTCGGCGCGGGCGACCTGCGCCAGGCGTTCTGGCTCGTCGACCTGCTGGAGAGCGGCTACGAGGGCCCGCGCCACTTCGACTTCAAGCCCCCGCGCACCGAGGACCACGACGGCGTCTGGGCCTCGGCCGCCGGGTGCATGCGCAACTACCTGATCCTCAAGGAGCGCACGGCGGCCTTCCGCGCCGACCCGGAGGTACGGGCGGCGCTGCGGGCCTCCCGCCTGGACGAACTGGCGCGCCCCACGGCGGGGGACGGCCTCGCGGCGCTGCTCGCCGACCGCACGGCGTACGAGGAGTTCGACGCGGCCGGTGCCGCCGAGCGCGGGATGGCCTTCGAGGCGCTGGACCAGCTGGCCATGGACCACTTGCTGGGCGTGCGCTGAGGGTACGGGGGCGGGGTCGGCCTGACCGTACGAGGGTGGCGCCCGGCCTGACGTACGGGGGCGGGCCCGGCTCCTGGAGGGGCGCAGGGCCGGTGCCTCACGTCTCCGCGTGCCCGAGGCTCACGCCCGTACGGCCAGAGACGCCCCGCCTCGTCGGCCCCGGGCCGCCCCCCGCCTCACCCGCCCCCGACCGCTCCCCGCCTCACACCCCCGACGGCTCCGCGTACGCCACCGGGTCGTCCAGCACGTCCTGCACCACCAGCGCCGCCGCGCCCCGCGCCGCGTCGCCCGCCACCGACGACGCGCGGAGCCGGCCGCCGCCCGGGGACCAGAGCCCCGACACCACCCGGCCGGTCAGCTCCTCGTCGGCGGGCGGCGCGAGCCACGGCATCAGGCCCCGGTAGATCCCGCCGAGCACCACCGCGTCCGGGTCCACCAGGTTCACCGCCCCCGACACCACCCGGCCCAGCATCCGCCCCGCCCCGGCGAGCGCGGCCACCGCCCGCTCGTCCCCGGCCCGCGCGCGCCGCTCCAGCTCCACCACTCCGGCGCCGCCCCCGGCCCCCTCGATCCCGGCCGCCCGCAGCAGCGCCGTCTGTCCGGCGTACTGCTCCAGGCAGCCCCGGGACCCGCACCGGCACTCCGGCCCGTCCGGGTCGACCACGACATGGCCGATCTCCCCGGCGAACCCGTGCGCACCGCGCAGCAGTTCGCCGTCGATCACGAGCGCGCCGCCGACCCCGATCTCCCCGGTCAGATACAGGAAGCTGCGGACGTCTCCGAGGCCGCCGAACCACAGCTCGGCCAGGGCCGCGAGGTTGGCCTCGTTCTCCGAGGCGACCGGCAGCGCCCGGTGGCCGGGGCGCAGCGCGGCGAGGGCGTCCGCGAAGAGCTCCTGGGCCGGGACCTCGTTCCAGCCCAGGTTGGGGGCCTGGCGGACCGATCCGGCGGAGACCAGGCCGGGCAGCGCCAGCGCGGCGCCCACCGGGCGCAGCTCCTGCTCGCGTGCCGAGTCCAGGGTCCGCGCGGCGATCCGGGCCGCGCGGGCGAGGACCTCTTCGGCGGGGGCGCCCCGGTTGTCGAGGTGCTCGGTCTGGCGGACCCGGCCGGTGCCCGCGAGGTCGACGACGCAGACCGAGACGTAATCGATGTTGATCTCCACGCCGAGCCCGGCGGGACCGGTGCGGGCCACCTTGAGCGCGGTGCCGGGACGCCCGGCCTGCCCGCTGAACGTCTTGCCCGACTCGGTGAGGAACCCGCTGTCCATGAGCTGTTCGACGAGCGAGGAGACCGCGGCCCGGGTCAGTCCGACCCGCGCGGCCACTCCGGCGCGGGTCGCCTCCCCGCTCTCGCCCTCGTCCCGCACGGCTCGCAGTACCAGGCTCAGATTGTGCCGTCGCACGGTGTCCTTGTCGGCCTTGGGCCCCAGCGGCGTGAGGATGCTCTTCATATCGTCGCCGAGCCTATGTGATGCCGGGCACCAGGAGCGGTACGGGCGCACGCACCATCGGTGGCACGGGCGCCCCACGCACCACGGGCGGCACGGCGGAGGCGGCCCCTTCCGGCGGGCCCGGGAGGAGATCCCGCCGGAAGGGGCCGCCCACCGGTCACGGCTTGGCGCCGCGCGCCTTCAGCATGTCCGTCATCAGCCCGATCTCGGACTCCTGGCCCTTGACCATGCCCCTGGCCAGGTTCCGGATGACGTCCGTCCCGGCCTTCTCGACGCCCGCCTGCGCCATGTCGACACCGGCCCGGTGGTGCACGGTCATCAGCCGCAGGAAGAGCACCTCGGCCTCCTTGCCCTCGGCGGCCCTCAGCGCGTCGAGTTCGGCGTCGGTGGCCATGCCGGGCATCAGCGAACCGTCGTCGGTCGGCTCGAAGGTGTGCCCCATCCACGTCATCGGCGGCTCGGCCGAGCTCTTGGGCAGACCCCACTGCTCCAGCCAGCCCAGCATCATGCCGCGCTGGTTGGCCTGGGTGTTGATGATGTCGTACGCCAGCCGCCGCACGTCCTCGTCGTCGGTGCGGTCGCGCACGATGAACGACATCTCGACCGCCTGCTGGTGGTGGATCATCATGTCCCGGGCGAACCCGGCGTCCGCCGACTCCTCCGCCGGAGCGGACAGCGCCTTCCCGGACGGCGAGGCCGCGGAGGGCCGTACCACCATCAGCACCACCAGCCCCACCGCCAGCAGCAGCACGGCGGCGCCCGCGAGCACCATCCGGCGGGTGGCGGGCCCCGCGTTCGTCAGGGCGGTCACTTGTCGCGCCCGCCGGTGCAGGCGGCGCCAGGCTCGGGCGTCTGCGGGCCCTGCACGTACTTGCTGAAGAACTGCCCGACGCGGGAGTCCGACGCGTCCTTCACCGTGACCTGCTTCCCCCACGCACTGAGCATCAGCGGGTCCTTCTGGTCCTTGACCGGACTCATCAGGGAGTACGGGGTCTTCTTGACCTTCTCCGTGAGCGCCTTGATGTCGGACTCCGATGCCTCGTCGTTGTAGGTGACCCAGACGGCGCCGTGCTCCAGGGAGTGGACGGCGTTCTCGTTCGGTATCTCCTCGGTGTAGACGTCCGCGTTGCAGTTCATCCAGACCTGGCTGTGGTCGCCCCCGACGGGCGGGGTCATCGGATAGTCGACCTTCGTCTCCACGTGGCCCTGCTTGAGGTCCTTCCACGTGCGCTCACCGGAGATGGGGCCGTTGGCGGCCTTCTCCTTCTCGTTCGCCTGGTACACCAGGTAGCCGCCTCCGGCGACCAGCGCGGTGACCACGGCGACCGACGCGCCGATGGTGATGAGACGGCCCCGGCGCTCACGGGCGCGCTCCTTGCGGCGGGCCTCTTCGAGCTTGGCGCGGCGGGCGGCGGCGGCAGAGTTCTGGTTCTTGGCGGAAGCCATGGAAGTCCTCGTCGTTCAGCGGATGCTGCGGACGCATCCGGTCGATGCAGGGATGTCGATACAGGGATGAGCGGAGGGGAAACAGGGCGTACGGGCAGCCGCCCCCGGGCTCCGGCACGGGGCGCGGAGGGGGAGCGGACCCGGCTCTAGATCCGTTGAACCTGAAGACGCAGCTGATCGACGGAGTGGACACCGTCGTGGGCGGGCCCCCGGATGGCCGCCGCCCCGGTCAGCGGGGCGGCGGGCAGGACGGCCACGGGGGAGGGGAGCGCCATGGGGGCGGACGGCACCGGGAGCACGACGGCCGCCGAGTGGGTCGAGCCGCCGTGGCACGAAGTGCCGAGCCCCCGGTCGGCGGGGATGGCCATGACAACCCGCTCGACGGCCGCGTCGGGAACCGGAGTCAGTGTCCGTACGGCGGTGGGGGCCTCGGCCCCCACCGCCACCGGCACAGCGGCGGCGGCCGGGGTGGTGACCGAGCAGCAGAAGAGCAGGGAGAGCAGGGCGAAGACCCAGACCGGTGAGGCGGGCACGCGTGAGCGGTACCGCTGCCGGTCGGTCCGAGCGCTCACCGTGGTCATGGCCCGTCATCGTAGTAGGCGTATGAAGATTCAAAGAATATGGGTCGCTGATTCCGCGGGATAGTGTGCCTCAGTGACCACGCACTCGAACATAGCTGCGGGCTGGTTCCCCGATCCTCATGGCGCACCCCGGCTGCTGCGCTACTGGGACGGCGGCCGGTGGACCGAGCACACGCATCCGGCCGACGGCGCACCGCAGGCCCCGGCCGCCTCCGGGGTGCCCGCCCAGCCGGTCGCCCACCACCAGCCGGTCAGCCACCAGGCCGTCGGCCAGCACCCGGTCGCCCACCAGGCCGCCGGTCAGCCGGCCGTCTCCGGTGGCTCGCTCTTCGACCAGCCGGTCCTGGTGGTGAACCAGAAGGCCAAGCTGATCGAGGTGACGAACGAGTACCGGGTGTTCGACCAGCACGGCGCGACCGTCGGTTCGGTCGTCCAGGTCGGCCAGAGCTCGCTGCGCAAGGTGCTCCGCTTCCTCACCAGCATCGACCAGTACCTGACGCACCGGCTGGAGATCCGCGACGCGCACGGGCGGCCGCAGCTGCTGCTGACCCGTCCGGCGAAGTTCATCAAGTCCCGCGTCATCGTCCAGCGCCCCGACGGGCAGCCGGTCGGCGAGATCGTGCAGCAGAACGCGATCGGCAAGATCAATTTCGCGATGACGGCCGGGGGTGTGCAGGTCGGCGCGATCAGGGCGGAGAACTGGCGCGCCTGGAACTTCGCGATCGTCGACCACAACGGCACCGAGGTCGCCCGGATCACCAAGACCTGGGAGGGCCTCGCGAAGACCATGTTCACGACGGCCGACAACTATGTGCTCCAGATCCACCAGCGGCTGCCCGAGCCGCTGCTCAGCCTCGTCGTGGCCACGGCCCTGACGGTGGACACCGCGCTCAAGCAGGACGCCCGCGGCCTCGGCTGACCCCGCGCGACCACGGACCGGCCCGGCGCCGCCACGCCTTCGAGGGGGGTGGCGCCGGGCCGGTTCCGCGCTCCGGACCAATGTATTTTACGGGTGTAACACCTGCTAATCTTTATGGGTGAGTGCTCCGCCTGCCCCCGCCCGCCGTCTCCCCCTGGCCGCCCCGCTCCGGCTCCAGCGCCCCTCGGACACCTGGTTCAAGCCCGCGCTGAGCGTGGTCGTCGCCTCCGCCGTACCGCAGCTGACGCTCCTGGTCCTCGGGCGGCTGGACCTCGTGATGTACACGATGGCCGGTTCGCTCTGCGCGCTGTACGGGCACGGCCTGCCGTACGCCCGGCGCGTCCGGACCGTGGCGGGCGTCGTGCTGGGCATGTCCGCCGGGCTCGCGGTCGCCCTGGTCACCGCCTCGCTCACGCACTCCACCGCCGTGCTCGTGGCGGTCGGCGCGCTCCTCGCGGCGGCCCAGAAAGTCCTGTGCGACGCGAACCGGACCGGCCCGCCCGGCCCGGTGATCCTCACCTTCGTCAGCTCCGCCGCGCTGTTCGCCCCGCAGCGCCTCGGCCAGGTCCCGGGCCATCTCGCCCTGACCCTCGCGGCCGGTGCGGTCGCCTGGCTGGTCTGCCTGGGGCCCGCGCTGTTCCGCCGTGAGGGGCCCGAGCGCCGGGCCGTCGCCCGCGCCCTCGAAGCCGCCGCCGACTGCGCCGCCGCGCCCGGGCCCCGTACCCGCCACGGCGCGGCGACCGCGGTGCACGCCGCCTGGCAGTGCCTGCTCGCCTCGGGCCGGGCCACGCCCGTACGGCGCTCCCTGGAACGGCTGGTGGCGCACGCCGAAGCGGCCGTCACCGGGGAGCCCAGAGCTTCGCACGCCGGGCGGTCCGGACCGGCCGATCCGGACCGGCTGCGGGCCTGGGCCGCCCTCACCCGGGCCCGGGGCCCCGTCCCCGTACCGCCGCCCACCCCCGACACGCCCGACGAGCCGTACGGGGCCGGGAGCGGGACCTGTGCCGAGCAGTCCGGGGCGTACGGGATCGAGGCCGGGCGGTCCGGTGCGTACGGGACCGGGGGCGGACGGCCCGATGTGTACGGGATCGAGGCCGAACGCGCCGTCCTGCGCGGGCCCGACGGCCGCCGCGCCGCCCGCCGCGGTCTGCTGCGGAGCCTCGGCCCCGGATCACCGCTGCTGCCCGTCGCCGCCCGTACGCTCACCGGCTGCGCGCTGGCCGGATACCTTTGCGCCGCGCTCGGCGTCGGCCGCCCCTACTGGGCGATCGTCACCGCCGCCTCCCTCTACCAGGCCAATGTCACCCTGACCTGGAACCGGGCCCTCCAGCGCACCCTGGGCAACCTCCTGGGCGCCCTGGTCTTCGCCGCCGTCCTGCCGCTCTCCCGCACCGGCCCGCTCGCACTCGTCCTGTGCTGCCTCTTCTTCGCCTTCGCCGCCGAGGCGCTGATCACCCGCAACTACTGGCTCGGCTCCGTCGCCGTCACCCCGATGGCCCTCCTGGTCCTGGAGTTCGGTGGCACCCACCCGGCGGGGGAGCTGATCGGGGACCGGGTCCTGGACACCGTCCTCGGCGCGCTCACCGGCTTCCTGGCCGCGACGCTCATCACCAACCGGCGGGCGGCGGGCCGTGTCGAGCGCGCGCTCGACGCCACCGCGCGGGCCCGCGCCGCCGCCGAACGGGCCCACGCGGCCTCCGCCGAACCGTCCCGCCCCGCTTCCGCCGAACAGCTCCACACGGCCTCCGCCGAACTGGAGCGGGCTCGCCGCGCGCTCACCGCGAGCCTCCTCGAACTGCGCGAGGCCGCCGACACGGCGGCGGGGGAGTGGTGGCAGCGCGCCCTGCCCGAGCAGGAGGTTCTCGCGGCCGAGCGGGC carries:
- a CDS encoding xylose isomerase, which gives rise to MTERFTPTSGDRFTPTPEDRFSFGLWTVGWQGRDPFGDATRAALDPVESVQRLAGLGAWGVTFHDDDLIPFGSTGTEREAIVKRFRQAVDASGLVVPMVTTNLFTHPVFKDGAFTANDRDVRRYALRKTLRNIDLAVELGATTFVAWGGREGSESGAAKDVRLALHRMKEAFDLLGEYVTEQGYGLRFAIEPKPNEPRGDILLPTIGHALAFIERLERPELVGVNPETGHEQMAGLNFPHGIAQAMWADKLFHIDLNGQSGIKYDQDLRFGAGDLRQAFWLVDLLESGYEGPRHFDFKPPRTEDHDGVWASAAGCMRNYLILKERTAAFRADPEVRAALRASRLDELARPTAGDGLAALLADRTAYEEFDAAGAAERGMAFEALDQLAMDHLLGVR
- a CDS encoding transcriptional regulator; this translates as MKSILTPLGPKADKDTVRRHNLSLVLRAVRDEGESGEATRAGVAARVGLTRAAVSSLVEQLMDSGFLTESGKTFSGQAGRPGTALKVARTGPAGLGVEINIDYVSVCVVDLAGTGRVRQTEHLDNRGAPAEEVLARAARIAARTLDSAREQELRPVGAALALPGLVSAGSVRQAPNLGWNEVPAQELFADALAALRPGHRALPVASENEANLAALAELWFGGLGDVRSFLYLTGEIGVGGALVIDGELLRGAHGFAGEIGHVVVDPDGPECRCGSRGCLEQYAGQTALLRAAGIEGAGGGAGVVELERRARAGDERAVAALAGAGRMLGRVVSGAVNLVDPDAVVLGGIYRGLMPWLAPPADEELTGRVVSGLWSPGGGRLRASSVAGDAARGAAALVVQDVLDDPVAYAEPSGV
- a CDS encoding DUF305 domain-containing protein, whose protein sequence is MTNAGPATRRMVLAGAAVLLLAVGLVVLMVVRPSAASPSGKALSAPAEESADAGFARDMMIHHQQAVEMSFIVRDRTDDEDVRRLAYDIINTQANQRGMMLGWLEQWGLPKSSAEPPMTWMGHTFEPTDDGSLMPGMATDAELDALRAAEGKEAEVLFLRLMTVHHRAGVDMAQAGVEKAGTDVIRNLARGMVKGQESEIGLMTDMLKARGAKP
- a CDS encoding scramblase, which codes for MTTHSNIAAGWFPDPHGAPRLLRYWDGGRWTEHTHPADGAPQAPAASGVPAQPVAHHQPVSHQAVGQHPVAHQAAGQPAVSGGSLFDQPVLVVNQKAKLIEVTNEYRVFDQHGATVGSVVQVGQSSLRKVLRFLTSIDQYLTHRLEIRDAHGRPQLLLTRPAKFIKSRVIVQRPDGQPVGEIVQQNAIGKINFAMTAGGVQVGAIRAENWRAWNFAIVDHNGTEVARITKTWEGLAKTMFTTADNYVLQIHQRLPEPLLSLVVATALTVDTALKQDARGLG